A section of the Gasterosteus aculeatus chromosome 10, fGasAcu3.hap1.1, whole genome shotgun sequence genome encodes:
- the LOC120826670 gene encoding ictacalcin, with protein sequence MSDIQKAMALLIGVFDKYAGKEGDKHTLTKGELKELLQNEFGDLLGKTNDQAAVDRIFKGLDSNQDNSVDFNEFSNMVSCLTVLCHEHFCKK encoded by the exons ATGTCTGACATCCAGAAGGCTATGGCCCTCCTCATTGGCGTCTTTGATAAATACGCCGGCAAGGAGGGGGACAAGCACACCCTGACCAAGGGAGAGCTgaaagagctgctgcagaatgAATTTGGTGATCTGCTCGGG aaaacCAATGACCAGGCGGCGGTGGACCGCATCTTCAAGGGCCTGGACTCCAACCAGGACAACAGTGTGGACTTTAACGAGTTTTCCAACATGGTCAGCTGCCTCACCGTGCTGTGCCACGAACACTTCTGCAAAAAATAG
- the snx27a gene encoding sorting nexin-27a, translated as MADAEDDETRSAPPSASRNGPVVGSAGTAGQNAAAGVVNATSGPRMVRIVKSESGYGFNVRGQVSEGGQLRSINGELYAPLQHVSAVLPGGAADRAGISKGDRILEVNGVSVEGATHKQVVDLIRAGEKELVLAVLSVPAQEADGLEGGDEVQITYDYSDKQAVPISIPTYKHVEQHSERFVVYNVYMSGRQLCSKRYREFAILHQNLKREFSNFNFPKLPGKWPFSLSEQQLDARRRGLEEYLERVCSVRVVGESDIMQEFLSESDENYNGVTDVELRIALPDKTTISVRVRKNSTTDQVYQALVMKVGMDSIMASYFALFEVINHSFVRKLVPNEFPHKLYVQNYTSAVPGTCLALRKWLFSFQEEELLRDNPLALHYCFHQALEDVKKGFIKTEDKSYQLQKLAEQRKMATYLSLLRTCKGYNEVSFPHCSCDSRRKGHVITAISIHHFKLHACTEDGTLENQVIAFEWAEMQRWDTDEEGMAFCFEYARGEKKPRWVKIFTPYFNYMHECFERVFCELKWRKQVEEEASDKDNKNCSNNEYLPPLETQQKGWRHLGGEIATS; from the exons ATGGCGGATGCAGAAGACGACGAAACTCGGTCGGCTCCCCCTTCGGCATCGCGCAACGGTCCGGTCGTCGGCTCTGCGGGCACCGCGGGCCAGAACGCCGCCGCCGGTGTGGTCAACGCCACGTCGGGTCCGCGGATGGTGAGGATCGTCAAGTCCGAGTCCGGCTACGGGTTCAACGTCCGCGGTCAAGTGAGCGAAGGAGGGCAGCTTCGCAGCATCAACGGGGAGCTGTACGCTCCTCTCCAGCACGTCAGCGCTGTTTTGCCCGGAGGAGCGGCGGACCGAGCCGGGATTTCAAAGGGCGACCGGATCCTGGAAGT GAATGGGGTGAGCGTGGAAGGTGCCACCCACAAGCAGGTGGTGGACCTCATCCGTGCAGGGGAGAAGGAGCTGGTTCTGGCTGTGCTGTCGGTCCCAGCTCAGGAGGCCGACGGACTGGAAGGAGGAGACGAGGTCCAAATCACTTATGACTACAGCGACAAGCAGGCTGTGCCCATCTCCATTCCCACGTACAAACACGTAGAGCAGCACTCGGAGAGGTTTGTG GTGTACAACGTGTACATGTCCGGTAGACAGCTGTGCTCAAAGCGCTACCGGGAGTTTGCCATCCTGCACCAGAACCTCAAGAGAGAATTTTCTAACTTCAACTTCCCAAAGCTCCCCGGTAAATGGCCCTTCTCCCTGTCCGAACAGCAGCTGGATGCTCGCCGCAGAGGCCTGGAGGAATATCTCGAGCGAG TTTGCTCTGTGCGGGTTGTCGGGGAGAGTGACATCATGCAGGAGTTTCTCTCTGAATCAGATGAG AACTACAATGGGGTGACGGATGTAGAGCTGCGGATAGCCCTTCCAGACAAGACCACCATCTCCGTCAGAGTACGCAAGAACAGCACCACCGATCAGGTGTACCAG GCGTTGGTGATGAAGGTCGGAATGGACAGTATTATGGCGAGCTACTTTGCCCTTTTTGAAGTCATCAACCACTCCTTTG TGCGGAAGCTGGTTCCTAATGAGTTTCCCCACAAGCTTTATGTGCAGAACTACACGTCAGCAGTGCCGGGGACTTGCTTGGCGCTCCGCAAATGGTTGTTCAGcttccaggaggaggagctgctacGAGACAACCCGTTGGCGCTGCACTACTGCTTTCACCAG GCATTGGAAGATGTGAAGAAGGGATTCATAAAAACAGAGGACAAATCCTACCAGCTGCAGAAACTGGCAGAGCAGCGCAAGATGGCCACG TACCTGAGTCTGTTGCGGACATGCAAGGGCTACAACGAGGTGTCCTTCCCCCACTGCTCCTGTGACTCCAGAAGGAAAGGACATGTCATCACAGCGATCAGCATCCATCACTTCAAGCTGCACGCTTGTACCGAGGACGGCACGCTGGAG AACCAGGTGATAGCGTTTGAGTGGGCCGAGATGCAGCGCTGGGACACGGACGAGGAGGGGATGGCTTTCTGCTTTGAATACGCCCGAGGAGAGAAGAAACCTCGCTGGGTCAAGATCTTCACTCCATAT TTTAACTACATGCACGAGTGCTTCGAGCGGGTCTTTTGTGAGCTGAAGTGGAGGAAACAG gtggaggaagaggcatCCGACAAAGACAACAAGAACTGCAGTAACAATG AGTATCTGCCTCCTCTGGAGACGCAGCAGAAGGGATGGCGCCACCTGGGGGGAGAGATCGCAACTTCCTAA
- the LOC120826669 gene encoding protein S100-A1: protein MPSELETAMESLIKVFHRYANKDGKSVTLSRRDLRELMENELSTFLKSQKDPAAVDKIMKDLDSNGDGKVDFEEFVSLVVGLSIACEQCYQREMKMARK from the exons ATGCCTTCAGAACTGGAAACGGCCATGGAGTCACTCATCAAGGTGTTCCACCGCTACGCCAATAAGGACGGCAAGAGCGTCACACTGAGCCGAAGAGATCTCAGGGAGTTGATGGAGAACGAGCTGTCTACCTTCCTCAAG TCTCAGAAGGACCCTGCTGCAGTGGACAAAATCATGAAGGACCTGGACAGCAACGGTGATGGCAAGGTTGACTTCGAGGAGTTTGTTTCCCTGGTTGTCGGACTTTCTATCGCCTGTGAGCAGTGCTATCAGAGGGAAATGAAAATGGCCAGGAAGTAA